The following proteins are encoded in a genomic region of Stegostoma tigrinum isolate sSteTig4 chromosome 2, sSteTig4.hap1, whole genome shotgun sequence:
- the LOC125450345 gene encoding biotinidase-like isoform X2 gives METFALSWLLLGWQCSVMPAWGQEFYTAAVYEHAAVLNPSGKIPSTRQGALRHMRKNLHIYREQVFAASKQVLHQLSCMARNGSMHLIANMGERQTCEQSDPKCPPDGRYHFNTNVVFDAEGTLIAKYQKWNLYFEDAYDTPKTVQHVIFDTPFAGRFGIFTCFDILFYEPAVSLIENYGVKQIIFPTAWMNQLPLLSAIEFHQAFAAAFGINLFAANQHHPEYNMTGSGIYTPLDFAYYYNSETSEGKLLVAKVPIITSTQNHSLQQSKSHMTSEFLEETNYLEASLLQKEGGKQEQTGPLESNDPGYVFHNVMMFDNYTFTSLTGLQGNLQVCSNTLCCHVAYERSGHTDGNLYALGAYDGLHTVNGIYYIQVCALVKCAGSSYDTCGQSVTTASDIIDFRLWGNFSTIHIYPEILADGMKIYRADTRGWATNNYYMTKKGMSAGLITAVLYGRWYEKDYCC, from the exons ATGGAGACATTTGCCTTGAGCTGGTTGCTGTTGGGCTGGCAATGTTCGGTCATGCCGGCGTGGGGGCAGGAGTTTTACACCGCGGCGGTCTATGAACATGCAGCAGTGCTCAACCCATCCGGGAAAATCCCCTCCACACGTCAGGGGGCGCTGAGACACATGAGAAAAAACCTGCATATCTATCGGGAACAAGTCTTTGCAGCAAGCAAACAG GTCCTTCATCAGTTGAGCTGTATGGCAAGAAATGGCAGTATGCACTTGATTGCAAACATGGGAGAGAGACAAACCTGTGAGCAAAGCGATCCCAAATGTCCGCCAGATGGAAGATATCACTTTAACACAAATGTAGTTTTTGATGCTGAAGGTACTCTCATAGCTAAATACCAGAAATGGAACCTTTACTTTGAAGATGCTTATGACACACCTAAAACAGTGCAACACGTCATCTTTGATACACCTTTTGCTGGAAGATTTGGCATCTTTACTTGCTTTGATATATTGTTCTATGAGCCAGCAGTAAGTTTAATTGAGAATTATGGTGTAAAACAAATTATATTTCCTACTGCCTGGATGAACCAGCTGCCACTCTTATCTGCAATAGAATTTCATCAAGCATTTGCTGCTGCATTTGGGATCAATCTTTTTGCAGCCAATCAGCATCATCCTGAATATAATATGACAGGAAGTGGCATCTATACCCCATTAGATTTCGCTTATTATTACAACTCCGAGACCAGCGAAGGTAAACTTCTTGTGGCCAAGGTCCCTATAATTACATCCACCCAAAATCACAGCCTACAACAGTCTAAGTCACATATGACATCAGAATTTCTTGAAGAGACTAATTATCTTGAAGCTTCTCTCCTTCAGAAGGAGGGAGGAAAGCAAGAACAAACTGGTCCATTGGAAAGCAATGATCCTGGTTATGTGTTTCATAATGTCATGATGTTTGATAATTACACATTTACCTCTTTGACAGGCTTGCAAGGTAATTTGCAAGTCTGTTCCAACACCCTCTGTTGCCATGTAGCTTACGAACGTAGCGGTCACACAGATGGTAACCTGTATGCGTTAGGAGCCTATGACGGGCTTCACACAGTGAATGGCATTTATTACATACAAGTGTGTGCATTGGTGAAGTGTGCAGGATCCAGTTATGACACATGTGGCCAAAGTGTTACAACTGCCTCTGATATCATAGACTTTAGATTATGGGGGAATTTCAGCACAATCCATATTTATCCAGAAATATTGGCTGATGGGATGAAAATTTATCGTGCAGATACCAGAGGATGGGCTACCAATAATTATTATATGACCAAGAAGGGGATGTCGGCAGGTCTTATCACTGCAGTACTCTATGGAAGGTGGTACGAGAAAGATTATTGTTGTTGA
- the LOC125450345 gene encoding biotinidase-like isoform X1 has product METFALSWLLLGWQCSVMPAWGQEFYTAAVYEHAAVLNPSGKIPSTRQGALRHMRKNLHIYREQVFAASKQGVKIIVFPEDGLQGFQFNRTSIFPYLEPIPDPDVVQWNPCLRPSAYNGTEVLHQLSCMARNGSMHLIANMGERQTCEQSDPKCPPDGRYHFNTNVVFDAEGTLIAKYQKWNLYFEDAYDTPKTVQHVIFDTPFAGRFGIFTCFDILFYEPAVSLIENYGVKQIIFPTAWMNQLPLLSAIEFHQAFAAAFGINLFAANQHHPEYNMTGSGIYTPLDFAYYYNSETSEGKLLVAKVPIITSTQNHSLQQSKSHMTSEFLEETNYLEASLLQKEGGKQEQTGPLESNDPGYVFHNVMMFDNYTFTSLTGLQGNLQVCSNTLCCHVAYERSGHTDGNLYALGAYDGLHTVNGIYYIQVCALVKCAGSSYDTCGQSVTTASDIIDFRLWGNFSTIHIYPEILADGMKIYRADTRGWATNNYYMTKKGMSAGLITAVLYGRWYEKDYCC; this is encoded by the exons ATGGAGACATTTGCCTTGAGCTGGTTGCTGTTGGGCTGGCAATGTTCGGTCATGCCGGCGTGGGGGCAGGAGTTTTACACCGCGGCGGTCTATGAACATGCAGCAGTGCTCAACCCATCCGGGAAAATCCCCTCCACACGTCAGGGGGCGCTGAGACACATGAGAAAAAACCTGCATATCTATCGGGAACAAGTCTTTGCAGCAAGCAAACAG GGAGTTAAGATAATTGTATTCCCAGAGGATGGTCTCCAAGGATTTCAGTTCAACAGGACTTCTATTTTTCCTTATTTGGAGCCTATTCCAGATCCTGATGTTGTTCAATGGAATCCCTGCCTGCGTCCATCCGCATATAATGGTACAGAG GTCCTTCATCAGTTGAGCTGTATGGCAAGAAATGGCAGTATGCACTTGATTGCAAACATGGGAGAGAGACAAACCTGTGAGCAAAGCGATCCCAAATGTCCGCCAGATGGAAGATATCACTTTAACACAAATGTAGTTTTTGATGCTGAAGGTACTCTCATAGCTAAATACCAGAAATGGAACCTTTACTTTGAAGATGCTTATGACACACCTAAAACAGTGCAACACGTCATCTTTGATACACCTTTTGCTGGAAGATTTGGCATCTTTACTTGCTTTGATATATTGTTCTATGAGCCAGCAGTAAGTTTAATTGAGAATTATGGTGTAAAACAAATTATATTTCCTACTGCCTGGATGAACCAGCTGCCACTCTTATCTGCAATAGAATTTCATCAAGCATTTGCTGCTGCATTTGGGATCAATCTTTTTGCAGCCAATCAGCATCATCCTGAATATAATATGACAGGAAGTGGCATCTATACCCCATTAGATTTCGCTTATTATTACAACTCCGAGACCAGCGAAGGTAAACTTCTTGTGGCCAAGGTCCCTATAATTACATCCACCCAAAATCACAGCCTACAACAGTCTAAGTCACATATGACATCAGAATTTCTTGAAGAGACTAATTATCTTGAAGCTTCTCTCCTTCAGAAGGAGGGAGGAAAGCAAGAACAAACTGGTCCATTGGAAAGCAATGATCCTGGTTATGTGTTTCATAATGTCATGATGTTTGATAATTACACATTTACCTCTTTGACAGGCTTGCAAGGTAATTTGCAAGTCTGTTCCAACACCCTCTGTTGCCATGTAGCTTACGAACGTAGCGGTCACACAGATGGTAACCTGTATGCGTTAGGAGCCTATGACGGGCTTCACACAGTGAATGGCATTTATTACATACAAGTGTGTGCATTGGTGAAGTGTGCAGGATCCAGTTATGACACATGTGGCCAAAGTGTTACAACTGCCTCTGATATCATAGACTTTAGATTATGGGGGAATTTCAGCACAATCCATATTTATCCAGAAATATTGGCTGATGGGATGAAAATTTATCGTGCAGATACCAGAGGATGGGCTACCAATAATTATTATATGACCAAGAAGGGGATGTCGGCAGGTCTTATCACTGCAGTACTCTATGGAAGGTGGTACGAGAAAGATTATTGTTGTTGA